In the genome of Drosophila subpulchrella strain 33 F10 #4 breed RU33 chromosome 2L, RU_Dsub_v1.1 Primary Assembly, whole genome shotgun sequence, one region contains:
- the LOC119546543 gene encoding androgen-induced gene 1 protein produces the protein MGKSKKQVREFNAAKEAVEATNARLDTCNDAYTSGAFQYLRFLVHLLAAAQFSYGIYYHYFKVHWPTDLLDEDELKARWGGKFKYLTFLDVILQAIYHSLALLNDLFGDNKVSGDSKSRLRLARDYVFAAFAFPVAHNVCLSFWVIYMWDRELIFPSALDAIFPSWLNHVVHTNVALLAIMDLFTCFRRYPSRLAGITGNVSFILLYIIWLHIVRYFSGEWVYPILEVLPVYLRYLFLALLVGFNLVCYLLGEFANSVVWAPEFKLLTQQKVK, from the exons ATGGGCAAAAGCAAGAAGCAGGTGCGCGAGTTCAATGCCGCCAAGGAGGCTGTGGAGGCCACAAACGCCCGGCTGGACACCTGCAACGATGCCTACACGAGCGGAGCCTTCCAGTACCTGAGATTCCTGGTCCACCTCTTGGCGGCTGCTCAGTTCTCGTATGGGATATACTACCACTACTTCAAGGTGCACTGGCCCACGGACTTGCTGGACGAGGATGAGCTAAAGGCCCGCTGGGGCGGCAAGTTCAAGTACCTCACCTTCTTGGACGTCATTCTGCAAGCCATCTACCACTCGCTGGCCCTTCTGAACGACCTCTTCGGCGATAACAAGGTCTCCGGGGACTCAAAGTCCAGGCTGAGATTGGCGAGGGACTACGTGTTCGCGGCCTTTGCCTTCCCCGTCGCCCACAACGTGTGCCTCTCGTTCTGGGTCATTTACATGTGGGACCGTGAGCTCATCTTTCCTTCGGCGCTGGATGCGATTTTCCCCAG CTGGCTAAATCACGTCGTGCACACGAATGTGGCCCTTTTGGCCATCATGGACCTGTTTACCTGCTTCCGCCGCTATCCAAGTCGACTGGCCGGCATCACGGGCAACGTCTCCTTCATCCTGCTCTACATCATCTGGCTGCACATTGTTCGATACTTTAGCGGAGAGTGGGTGTATCCCATTCTGGAAGTGCTGCCCGTATACCTGCGCTACCTGTTTCTGGCCCTCCTGGTGGGCTTCAATCTGGTGTGCTATCTGCTCGGAGAGTTCGCCAACAGCGTCGTCTGGGCTCCGGAGTTCAAGCTGCTGACGCAGCAGAAAGTCAAATAG